One Streptomyces sp. CG4 genomic window, GGGTGCTGCCACGCGCCAGCCGCTCCAGGGCGTCCTCGGCGTCGGCATTGGCGATCGCGACCCGGGAGCCGAGCTGGAGGGCGAGGACGTCGCGGTAGAAGGCGGTGAGGTCGCCGAGGGCGATGTCGAGGCTGTCGCGCTGCGTGCGGGTTCTGCGGCGCTTCTGCATGTCCTCGAGGTCCTTCATCACGCCCGCCGTGCCGCGCGGCAGCCGGCCGCCCTGGGCCGCGCCCAGCGCCGCCTTCAGCTCCTCGGTCTCCTTGCCGTCCATCTCCTCCGCGAGCTGCTTGGCGTCCTCGGCGGCCGCGTCGACCAGTTCCTGGGCGGCCCTCAGACAGGCACCGACCTCGTCCAGCCGCAGCGGCAGCTTGAGCACGGAGGCGCGGCGGTCGCGGGCCGCCGGGTCGGTGGCCAGGCGCCGGGCCCGGTCGACATGCCCCTGGGTGGCGCGGGCGGCGGCCTCGGCGACCTGGGGTTCGATGCCGTCGCGCCGTACGAGCATGTCGGCGACCGCGGCCACGGACGGCGTGCTCAGGTTGAGGTGGCGGCAGCGGGAGCGGATCGTCGGCAGAACGTCCTCGATGGAGGGGGCGCACAGCAGCCAGACCGTGCGCGGGGCGGGCTCCTCGACCGCCTTGAGGACGGCGTTGGCCGACTTCTCGTTCAGCCGCTCGGCGTCCTCGACCAGGATGATCTGCCAGCGGCCGTTCGCCGGGGAGGTGAACGACTTGCGGACCGTGTCCCGCATGTCCTTCACGAGGATCTCGGCGCCCACGGCGGCCACTGTGGTGACGTCCGCGTGGGTGCCGAGCAGCGCGGTGTGACAGCCGTCGCAGAAGCCGCAGCCGGGAGCTCCGCCGAGGGCGCGGTCGGGGCTCACGCACTGCAGGGCCGCGGCGAAGGCTCTGGCCGCCTGGTTCCGACCCGCTCCGGGCGGGCCCGTGAACAGCCAGGCGTGCGTCATCTTCGACGCCTCGGGCAGCGGCTCGTCGGCCGCGGCGGCCGTGACGAGGGCGTCGGCGTCCCGCGCGGCGCCGCCGAGCACCGCCCTCACCTTCTCCTGCCCGACGAGGTCGTCCCATACGGTCATGGGTCACGCCGCCCTTTCGTCACACTCCGCGTTCCTGCCCTCCATTGTGCGGGTGGGCACTGACAACGCGGTCCGCGTGCGCGTCGACAGCCGGCCGGAAGGGCGAGGGCGGCGCCGGTCGGTGTTCCGACCCGCGCCGCCCTCGGTCCGTCCTGTCCGGCAGACCGGCCCTCAGCCCCGTCGGCCACGGCCCCTGCGGCCCTGCTCCTCGTCCTGGTCGCCGTGGTCCCGCTTGTCGTACGAGCCCAGCAGTTCGTCCGCCAGCGACGGCAGGTCGTCCAGCGGGGTCTCCTCGGCCCAGTCGGGACGCGGCCGCCGGCGGGGCGTGCCGTCGGGGCCGACCTGGGGCATCTCGCGGGTACGGTCCTCGGAGCCGTCGGGGCCCGCGGCGGGCCGCTCGTCCCGGAAGAACCCGGGCGGCATCCGGTCCGCCGGGGCGTCACCGCGTACGGGCGGCAGTACGGCCGTCTCGTCCGCCGCACCCGGAACCACCGGAGGCAGCACGGCGGTCTCCTCGGCGGAGCCCGCGGACACAGCCGGAAGGACCGCCGTCTCGTCGGCGGGGCCGGAAGCCACCGGTGGCTGCGGCAGCTCGGCGGTCGTCTCGGAGTCCGCGGGGGAACCGGCGGAGGCCTTGGCGTCCTCGGCACCCCGGGCGTCCCGGGCATCCCGCGCGTCCTCGGCGGAGTCGCCCCGCTCCGCACGCACCGGATGCAGCACCGTCGTCTCGTCGGTCCCCGGCGCCACGGCCGGCGTCGGAACCGTCTCCTCGGTGCCGCGCGCGTCCGGCGACACCACCGGCGTGGGGGCCGTCGCCGCGTCCGGGACGACGCCCGGTGCGGACGGCTGGGGTGCGCCGGGCCTGCGGGCCGCCGTGTCGGCCGCCGCCGCTGCCTCGGCCGCCTGCCGACGCGCCTCCTCGGCACGCAGCAGCGCGTCCTCGGCCTTGCGCTGCTTCTCCAGGCGCCGCGCCTCTTCCTCGGCGCGCA contains:
- a CDS encoding DNA polymerase III subunit delta'; protein product: MTVWDDLVGQEKVRAVLGGAARDADALVTAAAADEPLPEASKMTHAWLFTGPPGAGRNQAARAFAAALQCVSPDRALGGAPGCGFCDGCHTALLGTHADVTTVAAVGAEILVKDMRDTVRKSFTSPANGRWQIILVEDAERLNEKSANAVLKAVEEPAPRTVWLLCAPSIEDVLPTIRSRCRHLNLSTPSVAAVADMLVRRDGIEPQVAEAAARATQGHVDRARRLATDPAARDRRASVLKLPLRLDEVGACLRAAQELVDAAAEDAKQLAEEMDGKETEELKAALGAAQGGRLPRGTAGVMKDLEDMQKRRRTRTQRDSLDIALGDLTAFYRDVLALQLGSRVAIANADAEDALERLARGSTPESTLRRIEAIAACREALDRNVAPLLAVEAMTMALRAG